In Labrus bergylta chromosome 6, fLabBer1.1, whole genome shotgun sequence, the following proteins share a genomic window:
- the gpr17 gene encoding uracil nucleotide/cysteinyl leukotriene receptor produces the protein MESANTELPFLLSNQSSESCAVDTTVENTLFGCFYILVFFLALNGNSLALWIFSHQRGSSSPANIFLIHLAVADLSYVVILPLRATYHLTGGHWPFGEVPCRVAGFLFYVNMYASLYFLACVAGDRYLAVVHAVRSLKVRRARYAHIISFSLWALVTVSMAPLLITHQTTEVDGVTVCLQLYREKASRKALISLAVAFTPPFLATLSCYLLIIHSLRRGSRLEPALKMRALRTIGLVMLIYVVCFLPYHVSRATFILGYNHPGVSCQTRRGLSLANRLTSSLTCLNGAMDPLIYLFGAEKFRGTLMRLFCKDKAGVSGATSGELKGTHESSVSAKSEF, from the coding sequence ATGGAGTCTGCTAACACAGAGCTGCCCTTCCTGCTGTCCAATCAGTCATCAgagagctgtgcagtggacacAACAGTGGAGAACACCCTGTTTGGATGCTTCTACATCCTGGTTTTCTTTTTAGCTCTGAACGGAAACAGCCTGGCTCTCTGGATCTTCTCCCATCAGCGAGGCTCCTCCTCTCCAGCTAACATCTTCCTGATTCACCTCGCTGTGGCAGACTTATCGTACGTGGTCATTCTCCCCCTGAGGGCCACCTACCACCTCACTGGAGGACACTGGCCCTTTGGTGAGGTGCCCTGCAGAGTGGCCggctttttgttttatgtcaaCATGTATGCCAGTTTGTACTTCCTGGCCTGTGTGGCGGGGGATCGCTACCTGGCAGTGGTTCATGCTGTGAGGTCGCTGAAGGTCCGTCGTGCTCGCTACGCTCACATCATCAGCTTCTCTCTCTGGGCCCTGGTTACAGTCTCCATGGCACCGCTGCTGATCACCCACCAGACTACAGAGGTGGATGGCGTGACGGTGTGTTTGCAGCTGTACAGAGAGAAGGCCTCACGCAAAGCCCTCATCTCACTGGCTGTGGCCTTTACCCCACCGTTCCTCGCCACCCTGTCCTGTTACCTGCTCATTATTCACAGTCTGCGCCGCGGCTCCAGGCTAGAGCCAGCTCTCAAAATGAGGGCCCTGCGCACCATTGGTTTGGTTATGCTCATCTATGTGGTCTGTTTCCTGCCATATCATGTGAGCAGGGCCACGTTCATCCTGGGCTACAACCATCCCGGCGTCTCCTGCCAGACCCGCAGAGGTCTGAGCTTGGCCAACCGCCTCAcctcctccctcacctgtcTGAACGGCGCCATGGACCCTTTGATCTACCTGTTTGGAGCTGAGAAGTTTCGAGGCACCTTAATGCGCTTGTTTTGCAAAGACAAGGCGGGGGTGTCAGGAGCCACCAGCGGGGAATTAAAGGGAACACATGAAAGCTCTGTGAGCGCCAAGTCAGAGTTTTGA